The genome window CCTCGAAGCAGACGCCTTTGACGGTCCTTCCGTCGAGGACGTCAAGGCATGGGATGATGCGGCGTCCTTTCACAAACGAGCCTCCTCGAGGGCGGATGATAGAGATATCCTCCCCTCGTAAAGGGTTTTCCCGAGCACGACCCCGGAAAGCCCGGCATTCTTCAGGACCCGAAGGTCGTCGATGGAGGAGACGCCCCCGGCCGCGATTATCTCTATGTCGGGATAGTCGGCCTTCAACCCTCGGTACAGTTCGACGTCAGGTCCGCTTTCCGTGCCATCCTTGTGGACCGCGGTTATTAGGAACAGACGAAACCCGATGATCCTCAGACGCTCTATCAGAGCCTTTGGGGGAATGCCTCCCTTCTCCTTCCACCCGGAGATCACAGTCTCCCCGTCACGGATGTCCACCGCGGGTATCACCTTGTCCCCATAGTAGTCGAAAAGCCTGTCGGCCAGGAAGCGATCCTTGACCAGGATGCTCCCTATGTAGATCCTGTCCGCTCCCGCGGCGAATGCGGCGGCGATGTTCTCCTCCGACCTGAGTCCTCCGCCGTACTGGACCTTCAGCCCCTTCTCCTTTATGCGCTCGATTAGGTGGAGGTGCCGCGGTGCTCCCTCGTCGGCCCCCTGCAGGTCGATCAGGTGAATCCAACTGGAGCCGGCCTCCAGGAAGCCCGCAGCCGTCTCCTCTATCTTGACCGGGTACACGGTCCTTGCCTTGAAATCCCCCCTTTGCAGCCTTACGACCTCTCCTTCGTACAGATCCATGGCGGGAAACACCATCATTTCAATCGCGCCTCCTTTCCTTGGAACGCGGAATCCATCTCGCCCGGAGGTCCGAATTCAGACCAGGGCCCCCTTTGTACTCTGTAGCTCGTCGGCCGGGAAGAGCGCCTGTCTGAACGCTCGTCCAGCGCCCTTGAACAGCGCTTCCGCGAGGTGGTGCGAGTTGTCGCAGGCCAGTGTCCGGGCGTGAAGCGTGATGCGCCCCTCCCTGCATACCGCGCGCCAGAACTCAGGCAACAGCTCAAGGTCGAAATCTCCGCACCTTGGAGACGGGAAACCGCCGTCCCACTCGAACTGCCCCCTGCCGCTGAAATCCACGGCGACAAGGACAAGAGATCCGTCCATCGGCATTGCGCACCAGCCGTACCTTTGAATGACACGTCCCTCCAGCTCGCTAGCGAAGGACCTGCCCATCATGATGCCAATGTCCTCGGTCAGATGGTGGTAATCGACCTCCACGTCCCCGCAGGCGTCTATCACCAGCCCGATCTTCGCGTGGAAGGCGAACAGCTCCAGCATGTGAGCCAAAAAACCGCACTGAAAGTCCAGATCTATCGCGGAATCGTCCAGATCCAGCGCGAGGACCACGGACGTCTCTCTTGTATTCCTCCTGAACTCCATAGGCTGCCTCCTCTCCGACCGCTACGATCGTCAAATACCGACGGCGGGTCTCTCTCTGATGCAGACTTCCTCGATCGCGTCGCTTATCCTGACGATCTCGGCCCTCCTGAGGGTCGCGCTCCTCCTCCCGGCCACCAGCCTCATTGATACCTCGGCTACGAACTCAAACTCCTGCAGTCCGTTGGCTCTCAAAGTACTTCCAGTCTGTACTATGTCGAGGATGCAGTCGCTGAGCCCGAGGCTCGGCGCCAGCTCGATGGAGCCGTTTAGGCATATCACGTCCACCTGCACTCCCTTCCTGGAGAAGTGCGCATCCGCGATGCGGGGGTATTTGGTCGCGACTCTGAGCCCCATCAGCTCCGATCGGTGTCCGCTGAACCTGGGGGCCTGCTGGGCTGGTCCCGCGACTACGATCCTGCACCTGCTCCTGCCCGTGTCGAGTATCTCGACCAGGGGAAGCGAACTCTCCTGCAGGACGTCCCCCCCGGCGAACCCAAGGTCGGCCGCGCCCCGACTGACATAGAGCGGTACGTCCGAGGGCTTGGCGAGTATATAGCGAAAGCCTCCCTCCTCCAGTACCAGCCTGCGTCCCGTCGATGCCAGGCTGGTCGTTGGCAGGCCCGCCGACGCCAGCAGATCGGCGGCCTCCGGGAAGCTCCGCCCCGTTGGAAGTGCGACAGTCAGCAATTATTTTAACTCTCCTTTCCAGAATTTGCACGGTTTAGTCCGATTTTTATCCAGTTCTATCTTCGATCCACTTGAAAGATCGATCCAATATGAACACTTTTTCGCCCGGGCTTGCTCAATGGACGAACTCCTGTCCTCGCTCCAATTCATCTCGATTCTTCCTCCCGCCATCGCCAGGCGTTCGGCCCTTTCGAGGGCCTCGCCCGGTCGAAGGCCGGCGAACCACGCCATGGCGGCAGGGGCTTGAGACTTGAAGCGCGACAGCTCTGCCATACGCTGAAGATCGAGCCCGAAGCCCGTAGCCTGACCATCGATCCCGCATAAAGACAGAAGCCTGTCGTAGCGACCTCCGCCTCCGATCGGCCGACCGCTGCTCTCCGAGTAGACCTCGAAGAGCGGGCCGCTGTAGTATCCGAGCTCGCGCACCAGAGACAGGTCAATCGTGATCCTCTCGCCGTACCCCAGGGACTTCAGAGTGGAGAGGATGCTCCTGAGTGGCAGAAGGGGCTCATCGTTGCCGAGGAGCCTTGATGCCTCGTCCAGAGCCCCTTCGTCCCCCTGCAGATCGGGGATCCTCTCCAGCACGGCCCTCCGGGAGTTAGAGAGTCCGCTATTGCCGACGACCCTGCGGTACTCCACAAGCGACCTCCTGCCGAGTGCCTCGACTAGATGTCTCGAAGTATCATCGTCCAGCCCCCTGGTGGCCCCGGCAAGAAAAGATGCGTCGCCCAGGACCAGGACGCTCCGGCCCAGCCCGATTTCCTCCAGGAAGCGCATCAGCAGAAAGAGCACTTCCGCGTCGGCGCCGGGCCACTCGCCTCCCACCAGCTCCCCGCCGATCTGAAACGACTCGATCGATCCCCCGCTCTGTTCTGCCTGCACGTAGACCCTTTCGGAGTAGCAGATGCGCAGAGGCCTGTCGCCGGGGGAGTGGTGCGACGCCAGGTGCGACACAGCCGCGAGAGTGATGTCC of Synergistaceae bacterium contains these proteins:
- a CDS encoding 1-(5-phosphoribosyl)-5-[(5-phosphoribosylamino)methylideneamino] imidazole-4-carboxamide isomerase; amino-acid sequence: MMVFPAMDLYEGEVVRLQRGDFKARTVYPVKIEETAAGFLEAGSSWIHLIDLQGADEGAPRHLHLIERIKEKGLKVQYGGGLRSEENIAAAFAAGADRIYIGSILVKDRFLADRLFDYYGDKVIPAVDIRDGETVISGWKEKGGIPPKALIERLRIIGFRLFLITAVHKDGTESGPDVELYRGLKADYPDIEIIAAGGVSSIDDLRVLKNAGLSGVVLGKTLYEGRISLSSALEEARL
- a CDS encoding imidazoleglycerol-phosphate dehydratase; this translates as MEFRRNTRETSVVLALDLDDSAIDLDFQCGFLAHMLELFAFHAKIGLVIDACGDVEVDYHHLTEDIGIMMGRSFASELEGRVIQRYGWCAMPMDGSLVLVAVDFSGRGQFEWDGGFPSPRCGDFDLELLPEFWRAVCREGRITLHARTLACDNSHHLAEALFKGAGRAFRQALFPADELQSTKGALV
- a CDS encoding ATP phosphoribosyltransferase; amino-acid sequence: MLTVALPTGRSFPEAADLLASAGLPTTSLASTGRRLVLEEGGFRYILAKPSDVPLYVSRGAADLGFAGGDVLQESSLPLVEILDTGRSRCRIVVAGPAQQAPRFSGHRSELMGLRVATKYPRIADAHFSRKGVQVDVICLNGSIELAPSLGLSDCILDIVQTGSTLRANGLQEFEFVAEVSMRLVAGRRSATLRRAEIVRISDAIEEVCIRERPAVGI
- a CDS encoding ATP phosphoribosyltransferase regulatory subunit, with amino-acid sequence MNRLPKGCANIGGDLAFAMEECRNAFHSLFGGWGYTPFLPSGMQLMESAWERLPSPFRRRLVALSSPFGEPCCLRGDITLAAVSHLASHHSPGDRPLRICYSERVYVQAEQSGGSIESFQIGGELVGGEWPGADAEVLFLLMRFLEEIGLGRSVLVLGDASFLAGATRGLDDDTSRHLVEALGRRSLVEYRRVVGNSGLSNSRRAVLERIPDLQGDEGALDEASRLLGNDEPLLPLRSILSTLKSLGYGERITIDLSLVRELGYYSGPLFEVYSESSGRPIGGGGRYDRLLSLCGIDGQATGFGLDLQRMAELSRFKSQAPAAMAWFAGLRPGEALERAERLAMAGGRIEMNWSEDRSSSIEQARAKKCSYWIDLSSGSKIELDKNRTKPCKFWKGELK